tgggcaacatcatcaacatgtaccaactgatcaggtggtggtgcgtatataacgccgtaaccttttttccatatcacacacacacacacacacacacacacacatatatatatatatatatatatatatatatatatatatatatgtttgtatataacgtcatctggtcatgggtcaatgtacatgtataaatgaatgaaatgaatgaaaaatatgtaatagtctcaatattccttccggataaactttttcaactgcgtattattctgagacccatgaacagaagatataataatatgtcacacggggaatcaagaacacagcgacccctagtatttctataaatagagtcgtttatgaaaactgtgcatttgctcgtttcttttgtataacttggaccatgccaaaaagaaagaagggatggccttaacatacctggaataggAAAAACTCCATATAATATTCTCGGAGAAGATTGCATCGTattcctttagaaccgcaaaatttgtATATTGTTAAACTTCCAATAATTCTCGTTGGATTTTTTTGGTTGGAAAACATTTTTGTGGAAGCTCGCTAATGTTCTGTTGGTGTTTGTTCACAAGAAATGGACAAATAGCTTTGTTGAAAGCTTGAAATGGCTAAACAGGAGCTAACGTTTTCAGGACAAAGAAAGCTAACGTTTTCTTTTGAATTCCAAACTCCAGTATCTTTGAATTGTAAGGAGTTCCCAAGGTTATGGTAAAAACTTAGTATAATGATTATAAAAAATGTAATGTCCCCTCTTTGGCTAGCATAATTGCCACCTATTCAAGAAGACTAAAGAGTCATTCTCTTTAGTTTGTGGCTTTTTGCCACGTTTTGGGAGATGAATTTAATCTTATCCACTaaatttattaattaactaggtaatgtcccgttacccgtataattaagaattatcttaaattacctaaaaatactactcatatttaatatattttatatattatagaggtcatatggtaccttgtatgatactagttcataattatcgggtattatcgctcgacccatattttatctcaaattggtcactttcaacgaaatttgttttctttaattcgtgtattCTTTATCCTTTATGACACTTACTgtttgcttgttataaatagcatcaATATGTTAACTTCAAGATAATCTAActcccgagtctacgtcaattaaatGAAGACGAAATTTTTAACGtgcgaaaacgcgagatgtaacacatttatgaaagttgtgtgattgctcgtttcgttgtatcatatggatcatgtcaaaaggaaagaaaggatagtcttaacatacctcaaTTTGTCAATGCAACTCAACAACAAGCTTATGATAACTAGCGCGCCAACCCTATAACAAAGAAATACATGTACGACTTAGATAGCGCTAGTATATTACGTATCTCAAACGATAATTCGATTCCAAAATAAAACGGGCAGCATTTTCCCTGATTTTATTGCTCCCTCAAGCCTACTATAGGTAAGATACAAACACAATACAATCAGAAACTCAAAACCAACCTAATTACAATTCGGGACCTTCAATACAACAAAAAccccaaatataccataacacacATAATCAACAAGTTATCAATTAGCCTGAAACTGCAAAGACGAGCGACCAACCTACTACCCTACCACATGTGGCGTTTATCCACACCCTTTTATCCTTCCAAACTCCATAAATCAGCAGCACAGTAGGACAACACAAGTGGACTACAAAACAGTCCACTAAAAGTGGAAACAAAATCTAACTCACGACTTCCGATCatcgtcccgtgagttctaactattagaaAATCAATTTATCAACCTTTATTGATATTTAAACACTTAAATACAGAAATTATACGTTTCttaactatgaagtaccttccaaaactcgAACTACAAAGAAAACGAGAAGCGGTATAATGATACTTACGTTGTAGGGATCGTTCTAATGTTATCGCTTCTTGATTTCGTACCCGGGATGTTAGTATCTTTGAAACCCTATTAGAGAGCTCAAGGATAGGTTTTATGGTGTTCTCGGGTCGGGTTCTATGtaaaaatgaagagagagagagagagagagagagagagagagagagagagatgagttAAGACCTATATATCAACTTTTGAAACatcaaagaggtgctagcttggcaccctcGCATTGGCCCATTTTCCgacgcttatatctttttatccaaATGTCATATGAATGAACGGTTAAGTGCGTTGGAAACTAaattccaagaccttcaatttggtatataatatgtcccaaaaatacCTCGTATATCCCACGAAATTTATTTCTCAAAAAACTTAgttacaaggcaaatccttagtcggttttCCGCAACTTAAATTCGATTTTTCCCAATTATATTTTctatccaaacatcatatatagtcatataatgactttaaactcatttaaatcattattaacaagtctcatattcgTTATAAGTCACCTTGGGACGCACATGGTGTAACAGGCGGGCCggctcttcaatttttttttaaaaaaaatctttaaatcTTTTAAATATTTCTTCTTGACATAGTATCTTATTCATATGAACGACTTCTTTTTGTTTAGAGCGTACAAAATATTGATATTTCACAAGGAATCTCGCAATTGAAATGCACATTCTCTATATCTCTAGTTCTTCTTTTTTAatgttacatgaatattttatTAATACTTTTCTTTCACTTTTCTCAAGTTGAGGGATTGCTTCAATAAATTTATATGTTGAGGTTTTTTAATTTAGGTTTAACATCATTTCCTGAATTCATCATTATAGTtcataaatattttaaaattcaCGAAATTTACTAGTGTTGTCAAAAGTTTTCGGTATTAAAACTTGACTTTTTTCCGAGTTTGCTgttaattaagcaaaagaaaaactaatcttGTCATACTACATGCATATCAAAAATCTGAACTCTAGTTGATACGAAGGGGTAAATGAGCAATCTAAGATTGGGTAATGGGGATTATAATTAatagtttttacttttttaattattaaatattaaattaaaatttaattaatttttggccACGGGCCGACCTAGGCCCAACCTCAAGGGCCAGCGGTCTGACTTGGGTCGAGCTTATAAGCCTCAGTTTTAAGTGGGCTAAAAAATTCCAACCCAATCCTACCCCAATAGCGGGCTGGGTTGGGCTAGCCTCACGAGCCAAGCTGATTTTGATGGCTCGGTCATAAATTTGGTGAGTTTTGGCCTTCTCGGATAGGTAGGTTGTAACGGTCATTCACATACATTACTCGggaattttcataaagcactacaGTTTAGAGCCCAATTATCGTACATAAGATAGTTTGCACAATTATTATTAGTAACTACTATTCAATTGTTACCAGATTGTATCACACAGACTCGCAACGAATACAGCCTGTGTTAACTATATTTATTCGTGAAATTGTATTCATTCGTAGAGGAACGAATACAATATTTATCAACTGTTCAACCGTATTCGTTCGTGCAACGAATACAACCAATGCAAAACTACATGGGTGTATACAAAAGATATACTCCcttcgttccaatttatgtgaacatgtttgactgggcacggagtttaagaaaaaatgaagacttttggaatttgtggtcctaaacaagtcaaaaaggggccaaaagtatttgtgtggttataaaagcttctcattaagggtagaattgtaagtttaagctaaatacttaccaaatttagaaaggggtcattctttttggaacggaccaaaaagaaaaatagGTTCATATAAACTGGAATAGAGGGAGTAACATGTATCGACTGTATTCGTTTGCTCAACTAATACAACcaaaacaaaatgaagaaaataaaatgtTATTGTTAAGAGTCAAAACCAAGACATCTGCTTACTAAGCAGGTGCTCTAACCAACTGTGGTACGAGAGCTTGTTGCTCTCTTATTTCAATTCAAAACAATTGATCTTTTATTTCAATGCTATAGGTGGATTTGttataaaattcaaatatagctacaaatggtaattttttgaaaattatagCTACAAATGATAAATACAGTGTATATGTTTGTTGCGTCGCATTAATTTTCCTACATTATTTCCTATACTCGGTTTTCTTTATCCTTTCAACAGATTTAATTTCAGGAATGGCAGTGATCGGCTTCAAATTCCATCAATCTCTTCTTTTAAATATAGCAATAGCAGCAGCAAATTTTAACGGACACACTGAACCAGGACCTAAAATTTGTAAATATTTGCTACTATAAATCATTTTCTGTTTTCCATGGTTACAATTTAATTTGACAGCTAGTTCTGAGAATGATCACAGAAATGCCATCACTTTCATTTCACCTTTTTTGGATGAAGAAAGATTAGACTTTAGGATGAGCATGTGAGTCATTTCAATAATTATGCATCTCCCTACTATATTGCATACATTAATTAGGTTTCCAAGTTGTGCAAGCTACAATTACTTACATACACTAACATTTAGCTACGGACCCAGGATTTGAGCGCGACGGGGCACTAATATTTCACATATGCCAATTAGTAGCGACAAAGTTTGGCGCGCAACTCTTTAAAAACTTAGCAATTATGATAGCTTATCATCAAAGTACAAACTCTCAGTTGTTGTCAACGTCGACATATGTTGCTGCTTCGTCGAAAGTGATTGTTGAAGGGAGAATGAAGAGTTTGTATTTTTTTACTTGTTGAGAGAGGAGCTACACCACCCcctccaccccaccccaccctaaATAAAAATAGTATTGATAgtactttttttttatattatagaTAGATTTTTTTTTACATTTCAACAAATGAGTTTTTTAatgatataaaaatattttttttttattttaaccaagaaaatactttcttttcatataGAAATAGTATTATTTTTGcgtaaaaaaatattaatttctttGGGTTTGTGTGTATTTTTAGACACTTGGGGGAAGGGGAGGAGGGGGAGggagagtagcataaaaaaatattttctactttttaaccaaacactagaaaatatttttcgaaaaaaagatttctactcaccaaccaaacaaaggaaaataagtgataaaaccactcattttccatggaaaacattttccttcataccaaacacacccttaaagTGGTACTAAATTATAATTTAATTCAAAAAagataaattaataataaaaagtaAACTAGTTGACTATTAAGTAATGATTTGAATCAATAAAGTGAAGCAAAAACGTTAACAAATGTAGTTGCCTAGTTTCGATACTAAGTGCCCAAAGCAATAGCGAGTGATCAACCTCACACCAGACCAAAGCTGTCAACCAACCTTTTATGTCTTTAGGGACAccaataaattattaaaggtgtcCTCCATGTATACACTGCTATATCCGAGATATATATACATTGATTTTGCCGAGGCTAACGGGTTCCGATGACCCCTCTACCTTACATGTAGGTCCGCAATTAGCCGTGAGTCGTGaagtcttttcttttgttttattggtTTCTTTTTCAGTCGGTACTTGATACTCGCAAAGAATCTCGACCAATTTAGATTCCGCTCGTTATATAATAAATAAACACTCTATAGCATGATTTTTTGTATTCTCAGGGGTTGAACCCTAAAAATTTACTTAAAAACAAATAAACCATATTCATCCCACCATAATCCTTGTGATGTTACGTTATTGGCTTCTTTCTTAGCCTCAGGTACATTCTACAAAGTCATTGTCCTGAAGATGGATGATTCCACAAGCATTATGCTATGTTTTTTCTCCACTTCCTATTTATGGCATGTAATAAGTCTTAAGAAGAAAAAATCACAAGATTTTATATTTGATGAAAGGGATGGGAAGCTTTAGCTGGAATCCTTTCAAGTAAAGCAGTTAGAGTTCGATAATTTTCTCCATTTGAAAATTTCTGGAAGTTTTTCTCGCATTTATATTATGCTGATTATTTGACATATTTTAAGTCTAACTCCTCTAAATTACCAAACGAATTAGAACACAATTAGTTGACGagttaaattaaaataaaaatgtattttctaTAGTTATTTAAGTTTTTCCGACGAGATATTTCAGAACAAGCCAACTGCCTTGATTTAGAAGTAGTCTTGCTATATTTGCATAATCATTTACCATAGAAAAGATGTTGAGACGCAGTAGCTAAGTTATATTCCCTCTCTAGTTAAAAGAGATAAAAGAGGTATGAGCTAGTTGATGATATTTTTGTTAGATCTTGACATGTTATAATACTTGATAAGTTTGGGCAAGACAACATTCAACTTGACATTGTTAAATTATTGCATCTACTTATGATTCTCTCTTTTTTGTTAAAGAATAAATGCTTCCTAACACGAAATGATTATAACTCTTAATATAAAAGAAATATCACATGGACCTAACGCGCAATCCCCACAAGTTAATCTAGTGGAAGAAGCAAACCCACCCACCCCCTcccatcccccccccccaaaaaaaaaaaaaagaaagaagaaacgaaAAGAGAGATTAACGAGGAAGGAAGATAAATGGAGAAATTATAATTATATTGtgcaatcctggttaatttagtaGGATACAGCGGCAAActttttcttccaaaatgctCTCGGCGCACGTTAGTTAAACGTACGCCGAGCTCGTAGCCATGGCGAAAGGAAGAGGCAGGGGAAGGGGAAGACCTCGAAAATACCCATTAACAGCACTAGAAGCGATACTAACAACGAATCAGTCATTAATGGAGAAAATTTCTTCATTAACCACTCCACCAGCTTCAATTCAGAGTTCAGCTCATAATTCAGATCTCAGTAAAGAAGCAGTTGCATGTGCAATTGGATCAGCTCCAAGTCATTCAAACGTAGCTAAGAGGCTAGATTTGACAATTACAGCTCCTAAAGGAATAGTTTCAGAAGGGATGGAAGTGCaatccaatggaacagtaactATGCAGATTCCAATCCAGATGCAGAGTGACCTAGCTGATAAAGAAGATGAACCAATAGTGAGGAATGATCGAAAGGAAGATGTTAAGCCTCTATGGACAACACTCTTCCAGAAGAACAGGTTTGCTTCTAATGGTATGTCACTTTCATACATACCACCATTATTAGTAGATGGAGAACCTATGGTCCAATTAGACAAGGTAGAGGTGGAAGAAGAAGAATCTAAATGGAAACATGCTTTGATTGTGTATATCTTAGGAGATGGACCGGGTATAATGCGATGAAAAGATATATTGGTATTCACTGGTCTCATGTTCCAAAACCTGACCTATTTTACCATGAGGAAGGCTACTATATAATCAGATTTAAGAATATGGATGATGCTCATGAAATCCTATGTGCAGGACCTTATTCCATAGCTAGTAAACCTATCATTCTGAAGCCATGGACCCCGGAGTTTGATTTTACAGAGGAATTTCCTACATCCATTCCATTGTGGGCTAAATTCCCTAAATTACCTATGTCATGTTGGGGTGTGGGGTCCTTAATCAGAATAGCAAGTATGATTGGGAAGCCTATTTTTGCTGATGAGTGTACAACAAAACAGACTAGAATCTCCTATGCCAGGATGCTTATTGAGGTTAATGTTACTAAGGATCTACCAAGTAAAGTGTGGGTGATGGATCCAAGTGGGAAAAAGTTTCTACATAGTGTAATCTATGACTGGAAGCCTGCCTTTTGTGAGAAATGCTTAGTAGTAGGACACAGATGTTCAACTCAGATAAAGACTGGTAACCAAGTGCCTACtaagaagggtagagttattcaAGAATGGAGAACTAAAGTACCAGCTCCTGCTACTCAAGTAGAGTCTGTACAGATTGAAATGCAGGAAGCTCAACATGATACTAGTACCAAGATAACTGAAATTCAGAAGACTAAGGAGAAGACTCAACCAAGGGGTGATCATAATAATGCAGGACATGAAGATAAAGGGAAAGCAATACAGATTCCAGAGCTGAACATCATAAACTTTCCTCCACTAACACTTATTCCTGTTAGGAATAGATTTGAGCCAGTGTCTAATAGCAAATATGATATTCCACCTAGTGATAGAGGTGGAACAAGTACTCATTGATGAAGTGGTTATTCTGGAATATCAGGGGTGTAAATAAAAGATATAAGCAAAAGAAAGTTATAAAATATATTAGAAGCAATAAAATAAAGTTGATAGGACTAGTGAAAACCAAGGTTAAAGAAGAAAATGCTCAAAAAATATCGAAGTATATTATGTCTAGATAGGGTATATTGACTAACTACAAAGAAGCTAAGAATGGTAGAGTGTGGCTGTTATGGGATACTAATCATCTGATGGTTACTAGAGTCAGTGATGACCCTCAAATGATTCACTCTCTAGTACAAAGCAGAAAGGGGGATATTAAGTGCTATCTGACTGTTGTCTATGGATTTAATAAGCTAGAACAAAGAAGAGAATTGTGGAAGAATCTTCAACAAATTTCTACAATTGTTACTAGTCCATGGTTGGTTGCAGGTGATTTTAATGATGTGTTATATACTAGTGATCGACTATCTTGTAATCCTGTTAGCTTTGCAGAAACTCAATATTTTAGCTCATGTCTGCAACAGACAGCTTTGTCTGAACTACCTTGGCATGGTGAGTATTACACTTGGACAAACAAGCAGCCTGGAGTTGATAAGGTTATCAGCAGAATTGATAGAGTTTTTGGTATTTATGAATGGATGATGAACTGGAATCATGTGGAGACAGTCTATAATCTTCCTCAAATATCAGATCATGCCCCTATGGTGTTAACTCTAGCAAGCTCATGTTGGGATGGGAAAGTTCCATTTCGATTCTTCAATATATGGACTAATCACCAGGAATTCACTCAGATAGTGACTGAAGTGTGGAATGCAAAGAACTCTACCGGTATTATGAAATCTATATGGTAAATTGAAAGCATTGAAAGCTCCCTTAAAAGCTTTGAATGTTAAGGAGTTTAAAGGAATTAATCTGAGAATTTAAGCAGCTAGAATGGACCTTAAAGATATACAAGAATAGCTCTCAAGTAAGTACTCAGACAGTCTgttgaaaaaggagaaagagACTCTACTTAACTTAGAGAACTGGTCAATGATTGAACAGAGTATCCTACAGCAGAAGGAAAGAGCTAAATAGATCCAACTGGGAGATGCTAATACCAAATATTTTACAGCTGTTATGAAAGATAGATCACAAATGAAACAGATCAATGAATTCACTACAAGGTGTGGAGATAGAGTCACTGATCCTGAAGGCATTAAAGGAGAGATATTGGATTTCTATAAGTCTCTTATGGGATCAACAGCAAGATCACTTCCAGCCATAAACAGATTGTACATGCCAAATGGTCCCAGACTAACTCAACAACAAAGAAGAGTTCTCTGTGCAGATGTTACTGATCAGGAAATTTTAGAGAGCCTCAAAGCAATAATAGGAGATGATAAAGCACCTGGTATTGATGGCTACAATGTTGTCTTCTTCAAGAAATCATGGAGCATTATCAGTAAACAAGTTACAGATGCTATTAGGGAATTCTTCCTAACTTCTAAGATGTACACGCCAATCAATTGTTCCACTATCACTCTAGTACCTAAAGTTGCTAAACCTGCTACAATCAAAGAATATAGGCCAATTGCATGTTGTACAGTGTTATATAAAGTGATCTCAAAGGTCCTAGATGCTAGACTTCAAAAGATCATGGCATATATAATCTCTGAATCCCAAGCTGGTTTTGTTCCTGGTAGAAAAATTGCAGATAATGTGATATTGGCCCATGAGCTAGTAAAGTCCTACACTAGAGCCCAAATATCTCCCAGATGCATGATTAAGATAGACCTCCAAAAGGTATATGATTCAGTAGAATGGATATTTTTACAATAGGTGATGGAGGATATTGGTTTTCCTGACAAATTTATAAAGTGGATCATGGAATGTATCAAATCAGTCAGCTACACTGTGCTTATTAATGGAGAAACTACTAAACCTTTTGAAGCTGCTAAGGGTCTTAGAAAAAGAGATCCTATCTCACCTTTCCTATTTGCTATTGTCATGGAGTACTTGAGCAGATCATTCATTAAAATGGGAAAGGACAAGTTGTTTCAATATCATCCTAGGTACAAAAAATTGGGCATAACTCACCTGAGATTTGTTgatgatcttcttcttttttccagaGGTGATCTTACTTCTATATCTACCCTGTACCAATACTTCTCTAAGTTTTCAAAGGCATCTGGATTGCAAGCTAATATGGGTAAAAGCTCAGTGTATTTTGGGGGTGTGAAACAGGAAGTTAAGCAGCAGATATTGAACTATCTTGGATTTGTACAAGGGGAGTTACCTTTTAAATACTTAGGCATTCCTTTATCTTCCAATAAAATCGCATTGATCCAATGGCAGCCCTTAATTGATAGAATCACAGGAAAGATTTCATCTTGGACTGCAAAGAAGCTCTCTTATGCCGGTCGAAGACAGTTAGTCAAATAtgtcatttttggtattcaagcCTATTGGGCTCAGTTGTTTATTCTGCCTATGAAAGTGTTAAAGATGATAGATTCTATGTGTAGAAGCTACATATGGTCGGGTAGTAATACTATTACTAGAAAGAGCTATGTGGCATGGGACAAAATGTGTACTCCAAAATCAACTGGAGGTATGAATATCATTAATCTAATGCTCTGGAACAAGGCTGCAATTGCTAAAGTCTGCTGGGATTTAGCTTATAAAGAAGACAAACTGTGGATTAAATGGATCAATGCCTACTACATCAAGCAGCAACAGATTTAGACCATGCCAATTCCAAAGCAAgctagttggatggttcgaagaaTAATAGCTTCCAGAGATGTTCTACAACAAATTCAGTGCACAAGGGATGACAAAGAGACTATCAGACATATGTATCTACAACTACTAGGAGACTTACCAAGAGTGAATTAGAAGATCTTGGTATTTCAGAATCTGCTTGAAAGGCTATTTTCAGTCTATGGTTAATGTTGCATGGGAGATTGCCTACCAAGGATAGAGTAGCAAGCTGGGGGCTGAACATTGATCAGAGTTGTGTATTATGCCAGGGACAATTAGAAACAAGAGATCATATGTTTTTACATTGTTCTTATGCAACAGAATTATGGAGTAGAATATAAATAATGGATTCAAGAAGATCAAGGAAACAATAGCAATTGGCAACATCATCTTCAATGGATCATCAAGAAAGCAAAAGGGAAATCTAACCATGCCAGCATCTTTAGATTGGTATTCACAGAAGCATCCTATGTGTTATGGCTGGAAAGGAATAATCGTATCTTTGAAAAAAGATATCATAATTGTGAAAGTTTAGTACGAGAGATAGCCTATATTTGTAATGTTAGAGTTGAGTCTAAAGCTAGAATCCAATTACAGAAATACTTATTAGTATAGTGAGTAGTAGCTTGTATAGTCCTCTTAAGTAGATTAATGTTACAGTGATGTAGTTGAGATAGTCAGCAGAGTGTGATGCTTGACTATAGTTTTGTAATGGTTTATTTTGGTGATTAATACAAAGAAAGTTAATTacccaaaaaaatagaaaaaaaaatcttgaTAGACAGTTTTTAAAGAACGTTCATTTTATTTGATAAGTAATGAAAGAACTATGTATATAGCACTCAGATGAGACTTAGTGAAAAACTAAAGAGAACCGATTAAGTTAAGTTAGCTCGGGGTAGTCCAACGACAAGTGAAATAATAAAGCACATCATCTTCATTCAACTTCTAATTAGATATGTTATGCACAATAAGACTTTCATTCTCCTAAGAAatcaattgaaaaagaaaatcaggaaTGCTTAGTGATTCACCTTAGACAGTATTTTAAAAGGCATTTTCGGGATGAGCCTTGGGGCGAGGCGTACCAAAAATGGCTCGAGGCAATGGTGGGGGCGAAAGTCTCACGAGGTGTACGCCCAACAATTCGGAGCGTATGCCCGGCATTGAGGCGTGTTTTTGTAGTAAGGCGTAAGCCCAAGAGgcttttttcaaattaaaacaataTTTGTTGAATAAGTTGTTACTATAATACCTAAATTCTCAAAAGTCGGCTTGTAATTACTCGCAAATTTTAAAAAAGGAACCGAAACATTAAATTTAAAAGTCAAGATCATTTTTTATTGCTAGAAGCCCTAATTTATGATATTTTCCAATTCTTTATCTTGTTCGCTTGTCT
The Nicotiana sylvestris chromosome 11, ASM39365v2, whole genome shotgun sequence DNA segment above includes these coding regions:
- the LOC138881671 gene encoding uncharacterized protein, translating into MVTRVSDDPQMIHSLVQSRKGDIKCYLTVVYGFNKLEQRRELWKNLQQISTIVTSPWLVAGDFNDVLYTSDRLSCNPVSFAETQYFSSCLQQTALSELPWHGEYYTWTNKQPGVDKVISRIDRVFGIYEWMMNWNHVETVYNLPQISDHAPMVLTLASSCWDGKVPFRFFNIWTNHQEFTQIVTEVWNAKNSTGIMKSIW